From the Manihot esculenta cultivar AM560-2 chromosome 3, M.esculenta_v8, whole genome shotgun sequence genome, one window contains:
- the LOC110611048 gene encoding calcineurin-binding protein 1 isoform X3 — MFAIAAINDTDSREQWEPLAPTKEAQEFHLTQTYHDGLLKLQAKEYDKARQLLESVLKDPLLSNVQVDSNASDGHLQQLRFLALKNLATVFLQQGSTHYENALHCYLQAVEIDTKDSVIWNQLGTLSCSMGLLSISRWAFEQGLLCSPNNWNCMEKLLEVLIAIRDEVACLSVAELILSHWPSHSRALLVKSTIEESELVPFAPRGIDKLEPKHVRLKFLDKRKATDENIDEGKGISCKKLKKNIELCLPESSWAALADALLEILLPLKGGVSETRSEKDYRSGDVTLTVRLPSHLDVVMSSNENKVLNPISSESLCAADYNSERSNLVKEREANTFEEHPHERRSTRLERLRSRKPGKEELDFAASKDLAKGVLQLLEPFIVCRLRSKGSDQEASCSVSCPHQPTLDTEYKDVSTFVEETSTNYGAYHMCHLLLDHAATRSFAYQDAFIKFLELERLTRHWGQDRTPECSLFLAELYHDLGSLPSNSLKLPEFMSEVSYHLCKIIESVALDYPFHSNHISGNESCSFLKNSQENSEMFAKDSSLQDSFFNNLLVNDKSSFWVRYFWLSGKLSIYDGNKSKAHEEFCISLSLLVKKEKVNDAPCSVQLPHLKLNKELTVNRILHEINLLKVDFLLEKTVGEMIEKEMYVECINLLAPLLFSTENVHVDVLPSHASNSKGEGLACIELSAIDLLIQACEKTKPMDIEVHLNCHRRKLQILMQAAGIDEYGTLRQKYGLNALSASDITPKENPGNHGLELVMEEVKAISHCVSQLKMDSSLNSNCVVTPMGIITDIQTLLLAVMCHVAINCLCKRSSADESEQKQEFCFVDAGIAFCKLQHLIPTVPVKTQVALIVAIHDLLAEYGLCCVGEGGKGEEGTFLRFAIKHLLALDMKLKSNLNSSSRESTQHDKQLSPHSQNKISKKELKSDTLDVVMGGTEIDETSAVGNDAVGGITSASIHSLFGPEKDNAGVGCEMQVSDEDKNKGGKTTERSTESRNELTEDEGEELELIIDGALDQCFFCLYGLNIRSDSSYEDDLAMHKNTSRGDYQTKEQCADVFQYILPYAKASSRTGLVKLRRVLRAIRKHFPQPPEDVLIGNAIDRFLDDLNLCEDKLSEEAGSEGYLETITKMVFPDVETVKQHRSMMVGSSEPYLDVYCNLYYFLALSEEMSATDKWPGFVLTKEGEEFVQQNANLFKYDLLYNPLRFESWQRLANIYDEEVDLLLNDGSKHINVAGWRKNTTLPQRVETSRRRSRRCLLVSLALAKTSVQQCEIHELLALVYYDSLQNVVPFYDQRSVVPAKDAAWVAHCENSLKHFRKASLHKQDWSHAFYMGKLCEKLGYSYGTSLSYYDKAIALNPSAVDPVYRMHASRLKLLCFYGKQNLALLKFSFIQVLSGYSFNLSIKEAAMKILGELALEMPHLPDDTKDRSTQEDSLQRKHEEFIRIEEVWNMLYNDCISALEICVDGDLKHFHKARYMLAQGLYRRGLKGDLERAKDELSFCFKSSRSSFTINMWEIDSMVKKGRRKTSNFPGNKKILEINLPESSRKFITCIRKYVLFYLKLLEETGDICTLDRAFISLRADKRFSLCIEDLVPVALGRFIKALVSSMHQAGSGALGSSEHQLEKMFSLFMEQGNLWPEIFTLPEIRSPEISEASLYTYIASLERNGKLETLEAINEKIRKRFKNPKLSNSNCAKVCRHASVAWCRSLVINLALISPLRPGTPIEMPSLNPSDNSLETNPLLCVDLKTNEFWNSAFEDSIHLENLETKWNPVLGKIKNIIVERASDENFETANSLLRSSYNFFRESSCVLLPSGLNLYLVPTRLSKETQLQPLINGVEILDLSIPRKLLLWAYTLLHGRYANISVVLKHCEENIKSKMKKGASTSSTPSNTSSPATAAVHTGSAKDGANHGGGIEPDTVLTTAPMSVTTSVSLSENENTQSTNPSPTSGENQKNLVASSQLNPVNATLAERSSTVHGEDQNRG, encoded by the exons ATG TTTGCAATTGCAGCTATTAACGATACTGACTCTAGAGAGCAATGGGAACCTTTAGCTCCCACGAAAGAAGCCCAG GAATTTCATCTTACACAAACTTACCACGATGGGCTTCTCAAGTTGCAAGCTAAAGAGTATGATAAGGCTCGCCAATTGTTAGAATCTGTGCTAAAAGATCCTCTATTATCAAATGTTCAA GTGGATAGTAATGCCAGCGATGGCCATCTTCAGCAGCTCAG ATTTCTGGCACTGAAAAACCTTGCCACTGTTTTCCTTCAACAAGGTTCAACTCATTATGAGAATGCTCTTCACTGTTATCTTCAAGCTGTAGAGATTGATACAAAAGATTCAGTTATCTGGAATCAGCTGGGAACATTATCATGCTCGATGGGGTTGCTAAGTATTTCCCGTTGGGCATTTGAGCAGGGGCTTCTTTGCAGCCCTAATAATT GGAATTGCATGGAGAAACTTTTGGAAGTTCTTATTGCCATTCGTGATGAGGTTGCCTGTCTCTCTGTTGCAGAGTTGATTTTGAGCCACTGGCCTTCACATTCCCGTGCTTTGCTTGTCAAAAGTACTATTGAAGAGTCTGAGCTAGTTCCATTTGCTCCTAGAGGTATAGACAAGCTGGAACCTAAGCATGTGCGGCTTAAATTCCTTGACAAGAGAAAAGCAACAGATGAAAATATTGATGAAGGCAAGGGTATTTCCTGTAAGAAGTTGAAGAAGAATATAGAATTATGCCTGCCTGAGTCTTCATGGGCTGCTCTTGCTGATGCTCTTCTGGAAATTTTACTTCCATTAAAAGGTGGTGTTTCTGAGACGAGGTCTGAGAAAGACTATAGATCTGGGGATGTTACTTTAACTGTCCGTTTACCTTCTCATTTGGATGTTGTTATGTCTTCTAATGAAAATAAAGTGCTGAATCCAATATCTAGTGAAAGTCTGTGTGCTGCTGATTATAACTCTGAAAGATCCAACCTTGTTAAAGAAAGAGAAGCAAATACTTTTGAAGAACACCCTCATGAGAGGCGGAGCACTCGCCTTGAGAGGCTTAGGAGTCGTAAACCAGGAAAAGAAGAATTGGATTTTGCTGCCAGCAAGGATCTGGCCAAAGGTGTACTTCAGTTACTAGAACCTTTTATTGTCTGCAGGCTTAGAAGTAAAGGTTCTGATCAAGAAGCTAGTTGTTCTGTATCATGTCCTCATCAGCCTACTTTGGATACAGAATATAAGGATGTTTCCACATTTGTAGAAGAAACTTCAACAAATTATGGTGCATATCATATGTGCCACTTGCTTTTAGACCATGCTGCAACTCGGAGTTTTGCATATCAAGATGCATTTATCAAATTTCTGGAGTTGGAGAGGCTGACAAGGCATTGGGGCCAGGATAGGACCCCTGAATGTAGTCTTTTTCTTGCTGAATTATATCATGACCTAGGGTCTCTGCCTTCAAATTCTCTGAAGTTGCCAGAATTCATGTCAGAGGTATCGTATCATCTTTGCAAAATAATAGAATCAGTTGCTTTGGATTATCCTTTTCACTCGAACCATATATCTGGTAATGAAAGCTGCTCTTTTCTGaagaattctcaagaaaatagTGAAATGTTTGCCAAAGACTCTAGTTTACAGGattcattttttaataatttgttagtgaATGATAAAAGTTCCTTTTGGGTTCGATACTTCTGGTTGAGTGGAAAATTGTCTATCTATGACGGCAACAAGTCTAAAGCTCATGAAGAGTTCTGTATTTCTTTGTCCCTTTTggtgaagaaagaaaaagtgaaTGATGCTCCCTGTTCAGTTCAACTTCCACACCTGAAGCTCAATAAAGAGTTAACTGTAAACAGGATTCTtcatgaaattaatttattaaaggtTGATTTCTTGCTTGAGAAGACTGTAGGCGAGATGATTGAGAAAGAAATGTACGTGGAGTGCATAAACTTGCTTGCTCCACTTCTATTTTCTACAGAAAATGTTCACGTTGATGTACTACCGTCACATGCTTCTAATAGTAAAGGTGAAGGACTTGCATGCATTGAATTATCAGCAATAGATTTATTAATTCAAGCATGTGAAAAGACAAAGCCAATGGACATTGAGGTACATTTGAATTGCCACCGGAGAAAGCTGcaaatactaatgcaagcagcTGGTATTGATGAATATGGAACTCTCCGTCAGAAATATGGGTTAAATGCACTTTCTGCCTCTGATATCACCCCAAAAGAAAATCCAGGAAATCATGGGTTGGAGTTGGTGATGGAGGAGGTGAAAGCAATTTCACATTGTGTGTCACAATTGAAGATGGATTCTTCACTTAATTCT AATTGTGTAGTAACTCCAATGGGCATCATCACAGATATTCAAACTTTGCTCCTGGCAGTCATGTGCCATGTTGCAATAAACTGCCTCTGTAAGAGATCTTCTGCTGATGAAAGTGAACAAAAGCAAGAATTCTGCTTTGTTGATGCCGGTATTGCATTCTGCAAACTTCAACATCTCATCCCTACTGTCCCTGTCAAAACCCAA GTTGCATTAATTGTGGCAATCCATGACTTGCTTGCTGAGTATGGACTATGCTGTGTGGGTGAGGGGGGCAAAGGGGAGGAAGGAACATTTCTTAGATTTGCAATAAAGCACCTCTTAGCCCTGGACATGAAGCTCAAGTCCAATCTAAACTCATCAAGCAGAGAATCAACTCAGCATGATAAGCAGCTTTCCCCTCACTCTCAAAACAAAATATCTAAAAAGGAATTAAAATCTGATACGCTGGATGTGGTGATGGGGGGGACTGAAATTGATGAAACAAGTGCTGTAGGGAATGATGCTGTGGGAGGAATTACTTCTGCAAGCATTCATTCTCTTTTTGGCCCAGAGAAAGACAATGCAGGTGTAGGATGTGAAATGCAAGTCAGTGATGAGGACAAGAACAAAGGAGGAAAAACCACTGAACGATCTACGGAATCTAGAAATGAACTTACTGAAGATGAAGGGGAGGAACTTGAGTTAATAATCGATGGTGCTCTGGATCAATGCTTTTTCTGCTTATATGGTCTCAATATTAGATCTGATTCATCCTATGAGGATGACCTAGCCATGCACAAAAATACTAGTCGTGGAGATTATCAGACCAAGGAACAATGTGCTGATGTTTTTCAATATATATTGCCCTATGCAAAGGCTTCTTCT AGAACTGGATTGGTAAAACTTCGCAGAGTGTTAAGAGCCATTCGCAAACACTTTCCACAACCACCTGAAGATGTTTTGATTGGAAATGCAATTGATAGGTTCTTAGATGATCTTAATTTATGTGAAGACAAACTCTCAGAGGAAGCAGGTTCCGAAGGGTATCTTGAGACCATAACAAAGATGGTATTTCCTGATGTGGAAACTGTCAAACAGCATAGGTCAATGATGGTTGGAAG CTCTGAGCCATATTTGGATGTATATTGCAACTTATATTATTTTCTAGCTCTGTCAGAGGAAATGAGTGCAACTGATAAGTGGCCAGGCTTTGTACTTACCAAGGAAGGTGAAGAGTTTGTACAGCAGAATGCAAATCTCTTCAAGTACGATCTTCTGTACAACCCTTTACGGTTTGAGAGTTGGCAACGGCTTGCAAATATTTATGATGAG GAGGTTGATTTGTTGTTAAATGATGGAAGTAAGCACATAAATGTAGCAGGATGGAGAAAGAATACTACTTTGCCTCAGAGAGTTGAGACAAGTCGAAGGAGGAGCAGGCGTTGTCTATTAGTGAGTTTGGCTTTGGCGAAGACATCAGTTCAGCAg TGTGAGATACACGAGTTACTGGCATTGGTATACTATGACAGCCTTCAGAATGTGGTACCATTTTATGACCAGCGATCTGTTGTGCCTGCGAAGGATGCAGCATGGGTTGCACATTGTGAGAACTCACTGAAGCATTTTAGAAAAGCTTCCTTGCACAA GCAGGACTGGTCACATGCATTCTATATGGGAAAACTCTGTGAGAAGCTTGGATACTCATATGGGACATCATTATCATATTATGATAAGGCTATTGCTTTGAATCCATCGGCCGTGGATCCTGTCTATAGGATGCATGCTTCACGCTTGAAGTTACTTTGCTTCTATGGAAAGCAGAATCTGGCCCTTTTAAAG TTTTCTTTTATCCAGGTCCTATCTGGATATTCCTTTAATCTATCAATAAAGGAAGCTGCTATGAAAATCCTTGGTGAATTAGCTCTTGAAATGCCACATTTGCCGGATGATACGAAGGACAGAAGCACTCAAGAAGATTCCCTGCAGAGAAAGCACGAGGAATTTATTCGCATTGAAGAAGTGTGGAATATGCTTTACAATGATTGCATTTCTGCTCTGGAAATTTGTGTTGATGGGGATctcaaacattttcataaagcCAGATATATGCTTGCTCAAGGACTATATAGAAGGGGTTTGAAGGGTGATTTGGAGAGGGCCAAGGATgaactttctttttgttttaaatcATCCCGCTCATCCTTCACTATAAATATGTGGGAGATCGATAGCATGGTTAAAAAAGGGAG GCGGAAAACATCAAATTTCCCTGGAAACAAAAAGATCCTTGAAATTAACTTACCAGAAAGTTCTCGAAAATTTATCACTTGCATTCGGAAGTATGTGTTGTTCTACTTGAAATTATTGGAGGAAACCGGAGATATTTGTACCCTGGATCGTGCATTTATATCTCTTCGGGCAGACAAAAGG TTTTCATTGTGCATTGAGGATCTTGTACCAGTTGCCCTGGGGAGGTTCATCAAGGCCCTTGTATCATCCATGCATCAAGCTGGCTCTGGTGCACTGGGCAGCTCTGAGCATCAACTGGAGAAGATGTTCTCGTTATTCATGGAACAGGGAAACTTATGGCCAGAAATATTCACCTTGCCTGAGATCAGAAGCCCAGAAATATCAGAAGCAAGCTTGTACAC ATATATTGCATCACTAGAAAGAAATGGCAAGCTGGAGACACTTGAAGCAATAAATGAGAAGATCCGGAAGCGTTTTAAGAATCCCAAGTTGTCAAATAGTAACTGTGCAAAAGTTTGCAGGCATGCGTCTGTTGCTTGGTGTCGTTCTCTTGTAATTAATTTAGCATTGATCAGTCCATTACGACCTGGAACTCCAATTGAGATGCCGAGCCTTAACCCATCAGATAACAGTCTGGAAACTAACCCCTTGCTTTGTGTTGATCTGAAAACAAATGAGTTCTGGAATTCAGCATTTGAGGATTCTATCCATTTGGAAAATCTTGAAACAAAATGGAATCCAGTGTTGGGTAAAATTAAGAACATCATTGTAGAAAGGGCTTCAGATGAAAATTTTGAGACAGCCAATTCCTTGCTTAGAAGCTCTTATAATTTCTTCCGGGAGAGTTCCTGTGTTTTGCTTCCATCTGGTCTCAACTTGTATTTGGTGCCAACTCGGCTATCTAAGGAAACACAACTTCAGCCTCTCATAAATGGGGTTGAAATTCTCGATCTGAGCATTCCAAGGAAGCTCCTCTTATGGGCTTACACGCTATTGCATGGCCGTTATGCGAACATCTCTGTGGTACTGAAACATTGTGAAGAAAATATCAAG TCAAAGATGAAAAAGGGAGCTTCAACTTCATCCACGCCTTCAAATACTAGTTCGCCTGCTACTGCTGCAGTTCATACAG GTAGTGCGAAAGACGGCGCAAATCACGGTGGAGGCATCGAACCAGATACTGTTTTGACAACAGCTCCTATGTCAGTAACGACATCTGTCTCGTTGTCCGAGAACGAGAACACGCAAAGCACAAATCCTTCACCAACTTCTGGTGAAAACCAAAAGAACTTGGTTGCTTCTTCTCAGCTAAACCCTGTTAATGCCACACTTGCTGAAAGGAGTTCCACAGTGCATGGAGAAGATCAGAACAGGGGCTGA